A genomic window from Purpureocillium takamizusanense chromosome 2, complete sequence includes:
- a CDS encoding uncharacterized protein (COG:S~EggNog:ENOG503PN9N), with translation MARGAGLRQRRSRKCGYKWKVIAKSLRRNDYRWTLRAFADPQYIQHNHDRTMSLSAHTVHRRLTDSVKATIKATSRRVGIRARDVRGIVQEKHHGTHFTRQDIYNARALLRREKLGRLSPTAALIKQFDARGVPYVARWSVAEPDRLLGLVWTFPYCLRMWKRYPEIMSFDNTYNTNRFKLPLFQVTGQTCLKSVYNAAFGLIDNERREGFQFLAEAVRELNDRHTIPLPNVVVTDYDQQMKAALESQYPDSQQQIYIQHVNANVLLNAKRKWKSEDGGLESDEDGDPNAKLSSRDMEAVLVAERQEGAPGQNNVDTPVPHNSRGVLELWKFVAFTETKQEHKKAWARLCDVFNDQQAILMYLYKTYLPIRAQWAQCFIKKYRNFGVRVTSGTEASNNNVKSYLLNGMSHLYSLVEAIEALLSD, from the coding sequence ATGGCAAGAGGCGCAGGTCTCCGCCAAAGGCGATCGCGCAAGTGTGGTTATAAGTGGAAGGTCATTGCCAAATCCCTCAGACGAAACGACTACAGGTGGACCCTGCGGGCGTTTGCCGATCCTCAGTATATACAGCATAACCACGACCGTACCATGAGCCTCTCGGCACATACAGTCCACCGGAGACTTACCGACTCTGTCAAGGCAACAATTAAAGCAACGAGCCGACGAGTCGGTATAAGGGCGCGCGATGTCCGTGGTATCGTTCAAGAAAAGCATCACGGAACACACTTCACCAGACAGGACATATACAACGCCCGAGCGCTCTTGCGCCGCGAAAAACTCGGCAGATTGAGTCCAACAGCCGCCTTGATAAAGCAGTTTGATGCGAGGGGGGTTCCATACGTCGCCAGGTGGTCGGTGGCAGAGCCCGaccgccttcttggcctggTTTGGACCTTCCCATATTGTCTCCGAATGTGGAAGCGCTATCCAGAAATAATGAGCTTCGATAACACATACAATACAAACCGCTTCAAGCTACCGCTCTTCCAGGTTACGGGACAGACTTGCCTAAAATCTGTCTACAACGCCGCTTTCGGGTTGATAGATAACGAGAGACGCGAAGGGTTCCAATTCCTCGCAGAGGCGGTCAGAGAATTAAATGACCGACATACGATCCCATTACCTAACGTCGTGGTCACCGACTACGACCAGCAGATGAAGGCAGCACTGGAAAGCCAGTATCCCGACAGTCAGCAACAGATATACATTCAACATGTCAACGCAAACGTTCTCCTTAATGCCAAACGGAAGTGGAAGAGCGAAGATGGTGGTCTAGAAAgcgacgaagatggcgacCCGAACGCAAAGCTCTCTTCGAGAGACATGGAAGCCgttctcgtcgccgagaGACAAGAgggcgcgccgggccagAACAACGTCGACACGCCTGTGCCCCACAACTCCCGTGGTGTCCTCGAACTGTGGAAGTTCGTGGCATTTACAGAAACAAAACAAGAGCATAAAAAGGCCTGGGCTCGCTTATGCGACGTGTTTAATGACCAGCAGGCCATCCTTATGTACCTGTACAAGACATACTTGCCCATACGAGCGCAGTGGGCACAATGCTTCATCAAGAAGTACCGCAATTTCGGGGTTCGTGTGACCTCTGGCACCGAGGCCAGCAACAACAATGTCAAGAGCTACCTGCTCAATGGAATGAGCCATTTGTACTCGCTTGTGGAGGCAATTGAAGCCCTGCTGAGCGACTAG
- a CDS encoding uncharacterized protein (COG:O~EggNog:ENOG503Q0Q6) — protein MVVGEQVLSQRLTSSGGGFCSCTGSSFATPVAASIGALVLAFASQIVCYANYVEASEHIDPKTLRTTNGMIKVLKVISTQPEFGGHWSLNTQMFWASYKPYRDAEKDEEKAREHAWGLIKDALRS, from the coding sequence ATGGTAGTGGGCGAACAGGTTCTCTCACAGCGGCTGACATCGAGCGGCGGGGGGTTCTGCTCATGTACCGGCTCGTCGTTCGCGacccccgtcgccgcctccatcggcGCCCTGGTGCTGGCCTTCGCATCGCAGATCGTGTGCTACGCGAACTATGTGGAGGCCAGCGAGCATATCGACCCCAAGACTTTGCGCACCACTAACGGGATGATCAAGGTCCTGAAGGTCATTAGTACGCAACCCGAGTTTGGCGGCCACTGGTCTTTGAACACGCAGATGTTCTGGGCCTCTTACAAGCCCTATAGGGATGCCGAAAAGGATGAGGAGAAGGCCCGAGAGCACGCCTGGGGCCTGATAAAGGACGCGCTGCGTTCATAA
- a CDS encoding uncharacterized protein (EggNog:ENOG503PI4D) yields the protein MPQKPGHVAGKMLWMVPRYAELEGTLIRLGSILSDPENLETSLNLNAIPAIPAGARRDATPHVRQYVRSEMKNSDSALVKAMPNLPLLSAGLSGDVRRTDTAETTICAIDVKAEVFMPDKAFMQEALKHKGVIEHARKGSFGTRLYVIVGVATAGELTVKEKLGNERRAAAPGHLAAPGGAGEGEAGFEHQRQGEVDSELEVKNSCDFAYRLREFVYTRVRGLRDKGDYGENSMFSKASASSDFIGASGKPAAAAQKQVEELPKFLFFKPDDAAAPGIMTFVVSAEAA from the coding sequence ATGCCGCAGAAACCAGGGCATGTTGCCGGCAAGATGCTGTGGATGGTGCCGCGCTATGCTGAGCTTGAAGGCACCCTCATCCGGCTGGGCAGCATCCTCAGCGATCCGGAGAACCTCGAGACGAGCCTCAATCTAAACGCCATCCCCGCGATCCCCGCAGGTGCGCGCCGCGATGCCACCCCGCACGTGCGGCAGTATGTGCGCAGCGAAATGAAGAATAGCGACAGCGCGCTGGTCAAGGCCATGCCGAACCTGCCACTGCTGAGCGCGGGGCTGTCGGGCGACGTGAGGCGGACCGACACGGCTGAGACGACAATCTGCGCCATCGAtgtcaaggccgaggtgTTCATGCCGGACAAGGCCTTCATGCAGGAGGCGCTCAAGCACAAGGGCGTCATCGAACACGCCCGCAAGGGGTCGTTTGGGACGCGGCTCTatgtcatcgtcggcgtggccaccgccggcgagctcacggtcaaggagaagctaGGCAACgagcgccgggccgccgccccgggccATTTGGCTGCaccgggcggcgcaggcgagggcgaggcagggTTCGAGCATCAGCGCCAGGGTGAGGTTGACTCGGAGCTCGAGGTGAAGAACTCGTGCGACTTCGCCTACCGTCTGCGCGAGTTCGTCTACACTCGCGTCCGCGGACTGCGGGACAAAGGCGACTATGGCGAGAACTCCATGTTCAGCAaagccagcgccagcagcgatTTCATCGGTGCCAgcggcaagcccgccgccgccgcccagaagcaggtcgaggagctgcccaaGTTCCTATTTTTCAAGCCGGACGATGCGGCTGCTCCTGGAATCATGACATTCGTGGTGTCCGCGGAAGCGGCGTGA
- a CDS encoding Non-specific serine/threonine protein kinase (COG:T~EggNog:ENOG503NUPD), which produces MKPIIVNGRYRVKSKLGEGGFGLVYDGCDIKSGEEVAMKLVHIRDDPRILEDEASIYRALAGGPGIPRVLWYGQQDDFYVLVQELLGPSLEDLFNFCDRQFSLKTVLLIADQAISRIQYIHDKHYLHHDIKPDNFLMGLGRRGNIIYAIDFGLAQEFSGLASEGHSHGRTLRYASINNHNRRKQSWGDDLESLGYVLLYFIRGSLPWQGRKAVKEEEKNNLIKEIKTDITTNTLCEGLPEEFATYLDYVRSLGFEDRPDYAYLRRLFDRLFMARGFKHDNVFDWTEKRFSELHGHVVPS; this is translated from the exons ATGAAG CCTATAATAGTCAATGGCAGGTACCGGGTCAAGTCCAAacttggcgagggcgggttCGGTCTCGTCTATGACG GCTGTGACATCAAGTCAGGTGAAGAGGTGGCGATGAAGCTTGTGCACATAAGAGATGACCCCAGAATCCTCGAAGACGAAGCAAGCATCTACAGAGCACTCGCAGGAGGGCCGGGAATACCGCGGGTTCTTTGGTACGGCCAGCAGGATGACTTCTATGTGTTGGTCCAGGAGCTTCTCGGGCCCTCACTCGAAGACTTGTTCAACTTCTGCGACCGGCAGTTCTCGCTCAAAACAGTCCTTCTTATCGCTGACCAGGCCATCTCGCGGATCCAGTACATCCATGACAAGCACTACTTGCATCATGACATCAAGCCGGATAATTTTCTCATGGgactcgggcggcgcggcaacATAATATATGCGATTGACTTTGGTCTAGCCCAGGAGTTCTCTGGCCTGGCTTCGGAGGGGCACAGTCACGGCCGCACGCTTCGATATGCCAGCATCAACAACCACAACAGACGTA AACAGTCCTGGGGTGATGACTTGGAGTCACTTGGATATGTCCTCTTGTACTTCATTCGTGGTTCCCTGCCCTGGCAAGGCCGTAAAGCAGTgaaagaggaagagaagaaCAATTTGATCAAAGAGATCAAGACGGATATCACAACAAACACCTTATGCGAGGGGTTACCAGAAGAGTTTGCCACATATCTTGATTATGTTCGCTCATTGGGCTTCGAAGACAGGCCAGACTATGCATACCTTCGTCGGCTCTTTGATCGCCTGTTTATGGCCCGCGGGTTCAAGCACGACAACGTGTTCGACTGGACAGAGAAGCGATTCAGCGAGCTGCACGGTCATGTCGTCCCGTCGTAG
- a CDS encoding uncharacterized protein (EggNog:ENOG503NXT3): MAQINPTSARNSPMASACKRKRLTDLPTEASPPAKRCKFTRRHRATPFAPSFWDNLSKVSLTSLALREVDRRNEARQYLPIPAASGDVVSKDIARFARHGGPDLRNLRGFQASQTIAAMSSTSSSTNPRSRRTQSTGATSVTSRSRKSSAYDKNFEAHLADNGVYMNSRRSKPNNVKDIQRELAKERASLSPSKFSDGAFETFQRQNDDAVFESDVMATLVPRLCGTSGIHSKQNVLFTELKPIMDNSAVKPKPDFFDGARLEDLNKQLREDEVIRSTAVPSKHPRVPVVPNFFLEAKGPDGNAAVAQRQACYNGAYGAKAVRRLQNYGQTEPVYDSSAYTISSTYHAGTGTLQLYSHHITAPSAAEERPEYHMTQLKAYALTSDRETFVAGATAFRNARELAKRYRDTFIQTANMRTAPASTMDPAGVIVSCEETSTFAQHEIFESEDPSEYGAWQDADNALQELIAEGEAEATVMSRSLPAEEDSQYLSQESGPLENDDPSLSFASSFTSFDIEALRSKRPRQSLSPPTKTKRTFPSTMGQDANSDPVKPSPGSTTSTSSSSGKRQGERRRLR; the protein is encoded by the exons ATGGCTCAAATTAATCCCACTTCTGCACGGAATTCGCCCATGGCGAGCGCGTGCAAGCGCAAGCGGCTCACAGACCTTCCCACCGAAGCCAGCCCTCCGGCGAAGAGGTGCAAGTTCACGAGAAGGCACAGAGCGACTCCGTTTGCCCCGTCATTTTGGGACAATCTCTCGAAGGTGTCCCTTACGTCTCTTGCCCTGCGAGAAGTTGACCGGCGGAACGAAGCGCGGCAATATTTGCCGATTCCTGCAGCCTCCGGCGACGTGGTTTCCAAGGACATCGCCCGCTTCGCAAGACACGGCGGGCCCGATCTTCGCAATCTCCGAGGA TTCCAAGCATCGCAAACCATTGCGGCTATGTCATCAACTTCGTCATCTACGAACCCCCGCAGTCGACGGACGCAGTCAACGGGAGCGACTAGCGTCACGTCAAGAAGCAGAAAATCGTCCGCGTACGATAAGAACTTCGAAGCACACCTCGCCGATAATGGTGTGTACATGAACAGTCGGAGATCGAAACCAAACAACGTGAAGGATATCCAGAGAGAACTGGCCAAAGAAAGAGCATCATTGTCCCCATCCAAGTTTTCCGATGGAGCTTTTGAAACTTTCCAGCGGCAAAATGATGATGCGGTCTTCGAGTCTGATGTTATGGCGACATTAGTACCTCGACTATGCGGCACATCGGGCATTCACAGCAAACAGAACGTCCTGTTTACAGAGCTGAAGCCCATCATGGACAACAGCGCGGTGAAGCCGAAGCCGGATTTTTTCGACGGAGCTCGCCTGGAAGACCTCAACAAGCAACTCAGGGAGGATGAGGTTATTCGGTCAACGGCTGTCCCTAGCAAGCATCCCCGCGTCCCTGTGGTGCCGAACTTCTTCCTTGAGGCCAAGGGACCAGACGGTAACGCGGCTGTGGCCCAGAGGCAGGCGTGTTACAACGGAGCGTATGGCGCCAAGGCCGTGCGCCGCTTGCAAAATTATGGGCAGACCGAGCCAGTCTATGACAGCAGTGCGTACACAATCAGCTCGACTTACCATGCCGGGACCGGCACGCTCCAGCTTTACTCGCATCATATCACGGCGCCAAGCGCTGCTGAAGAGCGGCCAGAGTATCATATGACGCAGCTTAAAGCATACGCGTTGACAAGCGATCGTGAGACCTTCGTGGCAGGGGCTACTGCTTTCAGGAACGCCCGGGAATTGGCCAAACGTTATCGCGACACCTTCATTCAGACCGCGAATATGAGGACAGCTCCGGCGAGTACAATGGACCCTGCTGGTGTCATCGTGTCTTGCGAAGAGACCTCGACATTCGCGCAGCACGAAATTTTCGAATCAGAGGATCCGTCCGAGTACGGTGCCTGGCAGGATGCCGACAATGCGCTTCAGGAGTTAatcgccgagggcgaagccGAGGCAACTGTCATGTCCCGGTCCCTGCCGGCGGAAGAAGACTCCCAGTACTTAAGCCAGGAATCGGGCCCATTGGAGAACGACGACCCGTCTTTGAGTTTTGCATCCAGTTTCACCTCGTTCGACATTGAAGCTCTACGCTCTAAGCGTCCCAGGCAGTCACTAAGTCCGCCTACGAAGACCAAGAGGACTTTCCCTTCGACGATGGGGCAAGATGCCAACTCGGACCCAGTCAAGCCGTCTCCGGGTTCTACAACATCGACGTCATCCTCGAGTGGGAAGAGGCAgggagagcggcggcgactgcgaTGA
- a CDS encoding uncharacterized protein (EggNog:ENOG503NXT3) — MSSTSSSTNPRSRRTQSTGATSVTSRSRKSSAYDKNFEAHLADNGVYMNSRRSKPNNVKDIQRELAKERASLSPSKFSDGAFETFQRQNDDAVFESDVMATLVPRLCGTSGIHSKQNVLFTELKPIMDNSAVKPKPDFFDGARLEDLNKQLREDEVIRSTAVPSKHPRVPVVPNFFLEAKGPDGNAAVAQRQACYNGAYGAKAVRRLQNYGQTEPVYDSSAYTISSTYHAGTGTLQLYSHHITAPSAAEERPEYHMTQLKAYALTSDRETFVAGATAFRNARELAKRYRDTFIQTANMRTAPASTMDPAGVIVSCEETSTFAQHEIFESEDPSEYGAWQDADNALQELIAEGEAEATVMSRSLPAEEDSQYLSQESGPLENDDPSLSFASSFTSFDIEALRSKRPRQSLSPPTKTKRTFPSTMGQDANSDPVKPSPGSTTSTSSSSGKRQGERRRLR; from the coding sequence ATGTCATCAACTTCGTCATCTACGAACCCCCGCAGTCGACGGACGCAGTCAACGGGAGCGACTAGCGTCACGTCAAGAAGCAGAAAATCGTCCGCGTACGATAAGAACTTCGAAGCACACCTCGCCGATAATGGTGTGTACATGAACAGTCGGAGATCGAAACCAAACAACGTGAAGGATATCCAGAGAGAACTGGCCAAAGAAAGAGCATCATTGTCCCCATCCAAGTTTTCCGATGGAGCTTTTGAAACTTTCCAGCGGCAAAATGATGATGCGGTCTTCGAGTCTGATGTTATGGCGACATTAGTACCTCGACTATGCGGCACATCGGGCATTCACAGCAAACAGAACGTCCTGTTTACAGAGCTGAAGCCCATCATGGACAACAGCGCGGTGAAGCCGAAGCCGGATTTTTTCGACGGAGCTCGCCTGGAAGACCTCAACAAGCAACTCAGGGAGGATGAGGTTATTCGGTCAACGGCTGTCCCTAGCAAGCATCCCCGCGTCCCTGTGGTGCCGAACTTCTTCCTTGAGGCCAAGGGACCAGACGGTAACGCGGCTGTGGCCCAGAGGCAGGCGTGTTACAACGGAGCGTATGGCGCCAAGGCCGTGCGCCGCTTGCAAAATTATGGGCAGACCGAGCCAGTCTATGACAGCAGTGCGTACACAATCAGCTCGACTTACCATGCCGGGACCGGCACGCTCCAGCTTTACTCGCATCATATCACGGCGCCAAGCGCTGCTGAAGAGCGGCCAGAGTATCATATGACGCAGCTTAAAGCATACGCGTTGACAAGCGATCGTGAGACCTTCGTGGCAGGGGCTACTGCTTTCAGGAACGCCCGGGAATTGGCCAAACGTTATCGCGACACCTTCATTCAGACCGCGAATATGAGGACAGCTCCGGCGAGTACAATGGACCCTGCTGGTGTCATCGTGTCTTGCGAAGAGACCTCGACATTCGCGCAGCACGAAATTTTCGAATCAGAGGATCCGTCCGAGTACGGTGCCTGGCAGGATGCCGACAATGCGCTTCAGGAGTTAatcgccgagggcgaagccGAGGCAACTGTCATGTCCCGGTCCCTGCCGGCGGAAGAAGACTCCCAGTACTTAAGCCAGGAATCGGGCCCATTGGAGAACGACGACCCGTCTTTGAGTTTTGCATCCAGTTTCACCTCGTTCGACATTGAAGCTCTACGCTCTAAGCGTCCCAGGCAGTCACTAAGTCCGCCTACGAAGACCAAGAGGACTTTCCCTTCGACGATGGGGCAAGATGCCAACTCGGACCCAGTCAAGCCGTCTCCGGGTTCTACAACATCGACGTCATCCTCGAGTGGGAAGAGGCAgggagagcggcggcgactgcgaTGA
- a CDS encoding uncharacterized protein (COG:S~EggNog:ENOG503P5RG), with the protein MDSPVAQPNGECWAEQLITPAPMPQGSQDRPPQPVQERMAHQDIVAPVCTTEPVTSLAAPHENRQELAHVPHQSAPPAMAPGHEAPRMMESDVEVAKDMRYRRRSPMTARSKRYQGVSRLTPAELNRKRANDREAKRVSRLRTQELISSLLRKVKTLKELRISDGETIRQLRHRNEALEMEYFSLSAATGFSYAPGAVLSQQCGNLAPDLTYCNSGLENWVQPY; encoded by the exons ATGGATTCACCTGTGGCGCAGCCGAACGGGGAATGCTGGGCAGAACAACTAATTACTCCAGCTCCTATGCCTCAGGGCTCACAGGATCGCCCTCCACAGCCGGTCCAGGAACGTATGGCTCATCAGGACATTGTGGCGCCCGTTTGCACCACTGAGCCCGTGACTAGTCTTGCTGCGCCGCATGAGAACCGGCAAGAGTTGGCCCACGTCCCGCACCAAAGCGCGCCACCAGCCATGGCACCCGGGCACGAAGCCCCAAGGATGATGGAATCGGATGTCGAGGTTGCTAAGGACATGCGCTACCGTCGTAGATCTCCAATGACGGCCAGGTCGAAAC GATACCAAGGCGTCTCTAGGTTAACACCCGCCGAATTGAACCGCAAGAGGGCAAACGACCGAGAGGCCAAGCGCGTTAGTCGGCTTAGGACCCAAGAGCTCATCAGTTCTCTTTTGAGAAAAGTGAAAACACTGAAAGAACTCAGGATCTCTGACGGCGAGACTATTCGCCAGCTCCGTCACCGTAACGAAGCTCTTGAGATGGAGTACTTCTCTCTTTCCGCGGCAACAGGCTTTTCATATGCACCTGGAGCAG TGCTATCCCAGCAGTGCGGCAACTTGGCTCCGGATCTGACCTATTGCAACTCGGGTCTGGAAAACTGGGTACAGCCGTACTAA